In Jejubacter calystegiae, the following are encoded in one genomic region:
- the queD gene encoding 6-carboxytetrahydropterin synthase QueD, which produces MMSTTLFKEFTFEAAHRLPHVPEGHKCGRLHGHSFMVRLEVTGEVDPHTGWVIDFAELKAAFKPTWERLDHYYLNDIPGLENPTSEVLARWIWQQVKPQLPLLSAVQVKETCTAGCVYRGE; this is translated from the coding sequence ATCATGTCAACCACCCTGTTTAAAGAGTTCACGTTCGAAGCCGCACACCGGCTGCCCCACGTGCCGGAAGGTCACAAGTGCGGGCGCCTGCATGGCCACTCCTTTATGGTGCGCCTGGAAGTGACCGGCGAAGTGGATCCCCATACCGGTTGGGTCATCGACTTTGCCGAGCTGAAAGCGGCGTTTAAGCCCACCTGGGAACGCCTGGATCACTACTATCTTAACGATATTCCGGGGCTGGAAAATCCCACCAGCGAAGTGCTGGCCCGTTGGATCTGGCAGCAGGTAAAACCCCAACTGCCGCTGCTGAGCGCGGTTCAGGTAAAAGAGACCTGCACGGCGGGTTGCGTGTACCGCGGCGAGTAA
- the queE gene encoding 7-carboxy-7-deazaguanine synthase QueE has translation MQYPINEMFQTLQGEGYFTGVPAVFIRLQGCPVGCPWCDTKHTWEKLADREVSMFSIMAKTRESDKWGAAGVEDLLAIIQRQGYSARHVVITGGEPCIHDLTALTEGLKSQGFSCQIETSGTHEVRCSPGTWVTVSPKVNMRGGYDVLSQALQRADEIKHPVGRVRDIEALDELLETLDDEKARIIALQPISQKEEATRLCIETCIARNWRLSMQTHKYLNIA, from the coding sequence ATGCAGTACCCGATTAACGAGATGTTCCAGACGCTCCAGGGCGAAGGTTACTTTACCGGCGTGCCGGCTGTCTTTATCCGGCTGCAGGGATGCCCGGTCGGCTGCCCGTGGTGCGATACCAAACATACATGGGAAAAACTCGCCGATCGGGAAGTGTCGATGTTCAGCATCATGGCCAAGACCCGCGAGAGCGACAAATGGGGGGCGGCGGGCGTTGAGGATCTGCTGGCCATTATTCAGCGCCAGGGTTACAGCGCCCGCCACGTGGTGATCACCGGCGGCGAGCCCTGCATCCACGATCTGACTGCCCTGACCGAAGGGCTGAAAAGTCAGGGGTTTAGCTGCCAGATAGAGACCAGCGGTACTCACGAAGTGCGCTGCTCGCCGGGCACCTGGGTGACGGTTTCGCCAAAGGTGAATATGCGTGGCGGCTATGATGTGCTGTCGCAGGCGCTACAGCGTGCCGATGAGATCAAACACCCGGTCGGCCGGGTACGCGACATTGAAGCGCTCGATGAACTGCTGGAGACTCTGGACGATGAAAAGGCGCGCATTATCGCGCTACAGCCCATCAGCCAGAAAGAAGAGGCGACCCGCCTGTGCATCGAAACCTGCATCGCCCGCAACTGGCGGCTGTCGATGCAGACCCATAAGTATCTGAATATCGCCTGA